One genomic region from Erythrobacter mangrovi encodes:
- a CDS encoding efflux RND transporter periplasmic adaptor subunit: MNSVLERFTQRRRMFAAGLGIALVSLAAGYGLHMLGGESSGAGSPTDTDCEDVLYWYDPMVPGQRFDEPGKSPFMDMMLVPKCAGEAAEAGVRIDPGLVQNFGIRTAAAEFGVLEPEITVTGVLAYNSRDIAIVQPRAGGYVQRTYGLTQDDVVSRGAPIVDILVPDWGGAQREYIAVLNTGDRALADAMRQRMRLLGMNDAMIASVERTRRAQNTITVTAPVGGAVTMLGVRSGMTVMEGQTLAEITGFSPIWLEASVPEAQAANIRQGQPISATLAAYPDQRFAGRIVAILPSADAASRTITVRAELPNPRSRLKPGMFAQVSLSPDTRRALLVPSEAVIRTGRRNLVMLKQDEGAFLPAEVEIGREANGRTEILAGLAEGEQVVTSGQFLIDSEASLGGIDVRSIDGTMSMASDGSPKMRAYTATGRVTKIAGASITLNHAPVPALEWPSMVMPFALADAALVDGIEPGDKVEFTFSQHDTGPRIESIRKTDR; this comes from the coding sequence ATGAACTCCGTGCTCGAACGATTTACGCAGCGCCGACGCATGTTTGCGGCTGGGCTAGGTATTGCCCTTGTCAGCCTGGCTGCTGGCTACGGTCTTCACATGCTCGGCGGCGAGAGCAGCGGAGCTGGCTCGCCGACGGATACTGACTGTGAGGATGTGCTTTATTGGTACGATCCGATGGTGCCCGGACAACGTTTTGACGAGCCCGGTAAGTCGCCCTTCATGGACATGATGCTGGTTCCCAAGTGCGCCGGAGAAGCTGCGGAAGCGGGCGTCCGGATTGATCCCGGCCTTGTGCAGAATTTCGGAATTCGCACCGCAGCAGCCGAGTTCGGCGTTCTCGAACCGGAGATCACCGTTACGGGTGTCCTCGCATACAACAGCAGGGATATAGCTATCGTCCAGCCGCGCGCGGGGGGCTACGTCCAACGCACCTATGGCCTTACGCAGGACGATGTCGTCAGTCGCGGCGCTCCGATCGTCGATATTTTGGTCCCTGATTGGGGCGGCGCGCAGCGCGAGTACATTGCTGTGCTCAATACTGGCGATCGGGCGCTGGCAGATGCGATGCGGCAGCGCATGCGATTGCTTGGAATGAACGACGCAATGATCGCATCGGTCGAACGCACACGCAGAGCCCAAAACACGATCACCGTCACGGCTCCGGTGGGCGGTGCCGTAACAATGCTTGGGGTGCGCTCCGGCATGACTGTAATGGAAGGTCAGACTTTGGCCGAGATTACGGGCTTTTCGCCGATATGGCTTGAAGCTTCGGTTCCTGAAGCCCAGGCCGCAAATATCCGGCAGGGCCAGCCCATCAGTGCGACCCTGGCAGCGTATCCGGATCAGCGATTTGCGGGACGGATTGTTGCCATCCTTCCAAGCGCCGATGCCGCGAGCCGAACCATCACCGTCCGGGCTGAGCTACCCAATCCGCGCAGCAGGTTGAAACCAGGGATGTTCGCGCAGGTGTCGCTTTCACCCGACACACGGCGAGCCTTGCTGGTACCGTCGGAGGCGGTCATTCGAACCGGACGCCGAAATCTCGTGATGCTCAAGCAGGATGAAGGCGCGTTCCTGCCTGCCGAGGTCGAAATCGGGCGCGAAGCGAATGGCAGGACAGAGATACTCGCAGGCCTTGCGGAGGGCGAGCAGGTCGTCACTTCAGGTCAGTTCCTGATCGACTCCGAAGCAAGTCTTGGCGGGATCGACGTCAGGTCGATCGATGGGACCATGAGCATGGCGTCGGACGGCTCGCCAAAGATGAGGGCATACACCGCTACGGGAAGAGTGACGAAAATCGCTGGTGCTTCGATCACTCTCAACCACGCGCCGGTTCCCGCCCTCGAATGGCCAAGCATGGTCATGCCCTTCGCCCTCGCCGACGCCGCTCTAGTTGACGGTATTGAACCGGGCGACAAGGTCGAGTTTACCTTCTCGCAGCACGACACCGGTCCGCGCATCGAATCCATTCGGAAGACCGACCGATGA
- a CDS encoding efflux RND transporter permease subunit, with product MIARIIDASIANRFFIVLAAFAVALAGFWAVRATSVDAIPDLSDVQVVVRSNYPGQAPRIVEDQVTYPLATTMLSVPGAETVRGYSMFGDSFVYVIFEDGTDLYWARSRVLEYLNQVQNELPDGVTSSLGPDATGVGWIYEYALVDRTGNSDLAGLRSLQDWFLRYELQTIPGIAEVASVGGMVKQYQVVLEPYRMASLGVTYSDVVRAIQASNQEAGGSVVEMGEAEFMVRASGYLTSLDDFRQIPLKSVGNGIPVTLSDIATIQLGPEMRRGIAELNGEGEVAGGIVVLRQGEDARATIAAVEEKLDVLQASLPEGVEIVTTYDRSKLIDASIENLTGKLIAEFIIVAIVCALFLWYVRSALVAIVTLPLGVLAAFIVMRFQGVDANIMSLGGIAIAIGAMVDAAIVMIENAHKHIEHWEEDHPDEKMSNDERWKLIADASKEVGPALFFSLLIITLSFLPVFTLQAQEGRLFSPLAFTKTYAMAAAAILSVTLVPVLMGWLIRGKIPKEDTNVLNRLLTNAYRPGLDWVMRRPKTTLVVAGLVFLTALIPFTRLGGEFLPPLDEGDLLYMPSALPGLSPGEASALLQRTDRLIKSVPEVDTVFGKAGRADTATDPAPLTMFETTIRFKPREDWRPGMTPEKLVDELDRAVQVPGLANVWVPPIRNRIDMLATGIKSPIGVKVSGEDLAEIERVALQVENVAKQVPGVSSALAERLSGGRYVDVDIDRVAAARFGLNIADVQQIVSGAIGGANIGRTVEGLARYPINVRYPREIRDSLGELRALPLLTPSGQQITLGTVAQVSVSDGPPMLKNEQGRLISVVYVDTRGRDLTSVVSDLQEAVSEGVDLPAGVSISYAGQFEYLTRANERLQVVVPATLGIIFVLLYLIFRRFDEALLVMGTLPFALTGGFWLLYLMGYNQSVATSVGFIALAGVSAEFGVIMLIYLKSALARRSGALDADGVGEAIREGALLRVRPKAMTVAVILAGLFPILIGTGAGSEVMSRIAAPMVGGMITAPLLSMFVIPAAYLLMRRPRPERPTQPQGEEECVPQPS from the coding sequence ATGATCGCGCGCATAATCGATGCCTCGATCGCCAATCGGTTTTTCATCGTTCTGGCGGCCTTCGCGGTCGCGCTCGCCGGCTTCTGGGCGGTGCGCGCAACGTCTGTCGATGCGATCCCAGATCTGTCTGATGTGCAGGTCGTGGTGCGGTCGAATTATCCGGGGCAAGCTCCGCGCATCGTCGAGGACCAGGTCACCTATCCGCTCGCAACGACGATGCTCTCGGTGCCGGGCGCGGAAACAGTGCGCGGCTATTCGATGTTCGGCGACAGCTTCGTCTACGTGATCTTCGAGGATGGGACGGACCTCTACTGGGCGCGTTCGCGCGTGCTCGAATATCTCAACCAGGTGCAAAACGAATTGCCCGACGGAGTGACCAGCTCGCTCGGGCCGGACGCGACGGGCGTAGGCTGGATTTACGAATATGCGCTGGTTGACCGAACGGGGAACAGCGACCTTGCTGGCCTTCGGAGCCTTCAGGACTGGTTCTTGCGCTATGAGCTGCAGACCATTCCGGGCATCGCAGAGGTCGCCAGCGTCGGCGGCATGGTCAAGCAATACCAGGTCGTCCTGGAGCCTTATCGCATGGCTTCGCTTGGCGTCACTTACAGCGATGTCGTGCGCGCCATACAAGCTTCCAATCAAGAGGCTGGCGGATCGGTGGTCGAAATGGGCGAGGCCGAGTTTATGGTCCGCGCTTCAGGCTATCTCACGTCTCTCGACGACTTCCGGCAGATCCCTCTCAAATCAGTCGGGAACGGTATACCGGTTACTCTATCCGATATCGCCACGATCCAGCTTGGCCCCGAAATGCGGCGAGGAATCGCCGAACTCAATGGCGAAGGCGAAGTCGCAGGCGGTATTGTTGTGCTTAGACAAGGCGAGGATGCGCGGGCAACGATCGCGGCTGTCGAAGAGAAGCTCGACGTGCTCCAGGCCAGTCTTCCTGAAGGGGTCGAGATTGTCACGACCTATGATCGTTCGAAGCTGATCGACGCCTCGATCGAAAACCTGACCGGAAAACTCATCGCCGAATTTATCATCGTCGCGATCGTTTGCGCGCTGTTCCTGTGGTATGTGCGATCAGCATTGGTGGCGATCGTCACGCTTCCATTGGGGGTGCTGGCGGCCTTTATCGTGATGCGGTTCCAGGGGGTCGATGCGAACATCATGTCCTTGGGCGGCATCGCCATCGCAATCGGCGCGATGGTCGACGCTGCCATCGTCATGATCGAGAACGCGCACAAGCATATCGAGCATTGGGAAGAGGACCATCCCGACGAGAAGATGTCCAACGATGAGCGCTGGAAACTGATTGCGGACGCATCGAAAGAGGTGGGGCCAGCGCTGTTTTTCAGCCTCCTGATCATAACCCTATCGTTCCTGCCGGTGTTTACTCTGCAGGCGCAGGAAGGGCGGCTCTTCTCCCCACTGGCCTTTACCAAGACCTATGCCATGGCGGCGGCCGCCATTCTGTCGGTGACGCTGGTTCCCGTTCTGATGGGCTGGCTGATCCGCGGGAAGATACCCAAGGAGGACACCAACGTCCTCAATCGCTTGCTGACCAACGCCTACCGGCCCGGTCTTGATTGGGTAATGCGCCGACCGAAAACCACTTTGGTTGTGGCCGGACTGGTATTCCTTACAGCGCTGATCCCGTTCACCCGTCTTGGAGGAGAATTTCTTCCCCCGCTCGATGAAGGCGATCTCCTCTACATGCCGAGCGCTCTGCCTGGCCTGTCTCCTGGTGAAGCGTCCGCATTGCTTCAGCGGACGGACCGACTGATCAAATCCGTACCGGAAGTCGACACCGTTTTCGGAAAAGCGGGGCGGGCCGATACAGCGACCGACCCCGCGCCGCTCACGATGTTCGAGACAACCATCCGGTTCAAGCCGCGCGAAGACTGGCGGCCGGGCATGACGCCAGAGAAGCTCGTCGACGAGCTCGATCGTGCTGTGCAGGTGCCGGGACTCGCCAATGTCTGGGTGCCCCCGATCCGCAACCGCATCGATATGCTCGCGACCGGTATCAAAAGCCCGATCGGCGTGAAAGTGTCCGGCGAGGACCTTGCCGAAATCGAGCGCGTAGCTTTGCAGGTCGAGAATGTCGCAAAACAGGTTCCTGGCGTCAGCTCCGCATTGGCAGAGCGTCTTTCGGGAGGCCGCTATGTCGATGTGGACATCGACCGGGTCGCTGCGGCGCGTTTCGGGCTGAATATCGCCGATGTTCAGCAAATTGTGTCAGGCGCGATCGGCGGCGCGAATATCGGACGGACAGTCGAAGGATTGGCGCGATATCCTATCAATGTCCGCTATCCGCGCGAGATCCGCGACAGTCTCGGAGAACTGCGCGCGCTGCCTTTGCTAACCCCCTCTGGCCAGCAAATTACGCTCGGCACCGTAGCGCAGGTGAGCGTCAGCGATGGCCCCCCCATGCTCAAGAATGAGCAGGGCCGTCTTATCAGCGTGGTCTATGTCGACACGCGCGGGCGCGATCTTACTTCGGTCGTAAGCGATCTTCAGGAGGCGGTGTCAGAGGGCGTCGATCTGCCTGCCGGTGTGAGCATCTCTTACGCGGGCCAGTTTGAATATCTCACCCGCGCCAATGAGCGGTTGCAGGTCGTCGTTCCCGCGACGCTCGGCATCATCTTCGTTTTGCTGTACCTGATCTTCCGCCGCTTCGACGAAGCGCTACTTGTTATGGGCACACTGCCCTTTGCCCTCACCGGCGGCTTCTGGCTGCTCTATCTGATGGGCTACAACCAGTCTGTTGCGACATCGGTGGGTTTTATTGCGCTTGCCGGTGTGTCTGCCGAGTTCGGCGTCATCATGCTGATCTACCTCAAGTCTGCGCTGGCCCGGCGCAGCGGTGCCCTCGATGCGGACGGCGTGGGCGAAGCCATCAGGGAGGGTGCTCTTCTGCGCGTGCGTCCCAAGGCGATGACCGTGGCCGTCATTCTTGCCGGTCTCTTCCCTATCCTCATTGGAACCGGCGCAGGTTCGGAGGTCATGAGCCGCATCGCCGCGCCGATGGTGGGCGGCATGATCACCGCACCGCTGCTTTCGATGTTCGTTATCCCCGCCGCATATTTGTTGATGCGGCGCCCCCGGCCCGAACGGCCAACCCAACCCCAAGGAGAAGAAGAATGCGTACCACAACCCTCATGA
- a CDS encoding copper-binding protein: MSLLALPLAMAACDSGQDTAQMNDMPMAENEMMDGEDMPMMEPGSGMQTANAEGTVTAIDAEAGTITVDHGPVPAIEWPAMTMAFGADEQLRSEVSVGEGIAFEFRTGSEGNVITSITKQ; encoded by the coding sequence ATGAGCCTACTGGCCCTTCCGCTGGCGATGGCGGCCTGCGATTCTGGCCAGGACACTGCCCAGATGAACGACATGCCGATGGCAGAGAATGAAATGATGGACGGCGAAGATATGCCGATGATGGAACCTGGCAGCGGAATGCAAACCGCCAACGCAGAAGGCACGGTCACTGCAATCGATGCCGAAGCGGGCACGATAACCGTCGACCACGGTCCGGTCCCGGCGATCGAATGGCCTGCGATGACCATGGCTTTTGGAGCCGATGAACAACTGCGCAGCGAAGTAAGCGTCGGTGAGGGAATTGCCTTTGAATTTCGTACTGGTTCTGAAGGCAATGTGATCACGTCGATCACGAAGCAGTGA
- a CDS encoding heavy metal translocating P-type ATPase produces MSTDASLLEGTAIDPVCGMSVAIDGAEHIAKHAGAEHYFCSPRCHDKFVTDPELYLSGAHLDAVEDVPEGTIYTCPMHPEIRQPGPGSCPICGMALEPETVSLDDGPDPELVDMRRRFGWSALLTLPLFVYAMSDMAPGLSFDRLIEPAWAQWAQFALATPVVLWGAWPFFVRAVQSLKTRNLNMFTLIGFGVAIAYLFSVVATVAPDLFPAAFRDHSGRVGIYFEAAAVITTLVLLGQVLELKARGSTSSALRALLELAPPSAVKIFGSGDEREVPLDQLATGDRLRVRPGDKVPVDGEIEEGSSAIDESMISGEPLPVAKQAGDTVIGGTVNQTGGFVMRATGVGKDTMLSKIVQMVAEAQRSRAPIQRLADQVAGWFVPAVVVIAIATFVVWGIWGPAPALAYALVNAIAVLIIACPCALGLATPMSIMTGTGKGAQHGILIRNAEALETLEKIDTLVVDKTGTLTMGKPDLVAVTPADDIKESDFLAAVAGVEMGSEHPLAYAIVEGARTRGVSPANATDLASTTGEGVEANVQDRRVAIGNEKMMRRVGINDEAWLGSAENGRKQGQTVMFVAFDGRPAGLIAVADPIKPTSAAAIAALHKRDIRVVMLTGDSRSTAEAVAREMKIDEVHANVSPEDKHRKIEELKAQGRRVGMAGDGINDAPALAAADVGIAMGTGTDVAIESAGVTLVRGDLTGVVQAIVLSRGTMRNIRQNLFFAFAYNTLGIPVAAGVLYPFFGVLLSPMIAAAAMSLSSVSVIGNALRLRGLRLEV; encoded by the coding sequence ATGAGCACGGACGCAAGCTTGCTCGAAGGCACCGCCATCGATCCCGTCTGCGGCATGAGCGTAGCGATCGACGGAGCAGAGCATATCGCGAAGCATGCGGGGGCCGAGCACTATTTTTGTTCGCCGCGATGTCACGACAAGTTCGTCACCGATCCCGAGCTCTATCTCTCGGGCGCGCATCTCGACGCGGTCGAGGATGTGCCCGAAGGCACGATCTACACCTGCCCGATGCACCCTGAAATCCGCCAGCCCGGGCCGGGTTCATGCCCGATTTGCGGCATGGCGCTCGAACCGGAAACGGTTTCGCTAGACGATGGCCCCGATCCCGAACTGGTCGACATGCGGCGTAGGTTCGGGTGGAGCGCGCTGCTCACGCTGCCTTTGTTCGTCTACGCGATGAGCGACATGGCACCGGGGCTCAGTTTCGACCGGCTGATCGAACCTGCCTGGGCGCAATGGGCGCAGTTTGCCCTTGCCACACCGGTTGTTCTTTGGGGAGCCTGGCCGTTCTTCGTTCGGGCCGTCCAGTCGCTCAAGACGCGCAATCTCAACATGTTCACGCTGATCGGGTTTGGCGTTGCCATCGCCTATCTGTTCAGCGTGGTGGCGACGGTCGCGCCCGATCTGTTCCCTGCGGCGTTCCGCGACCATTCGGGACGGGTCGGGATCTATTTCGAGGCGGCAGCGGTCATAACCACACTCGTTTTGCTCGGACAGGTCCTCGAGCTCAAGGCAAGAGGCTCGACCTCGAGCGCTTTGCGCGCATTGCTCGAATTGGCGCCGCCCAGCGCGGTCAAGATCTTCGGCTCCGGCGATGAGCGCGAGGTGCCGCTCGACCAGCTGGCCACAGGCGATCGTCTGCGCGTTCGACCGGGCGATAAGGTTCCGGTCGATGGCGAGATCGAAGAGGGATCGAGCGCCATCGACGAATCCATGATCAGCGGCGAACCGCTGCCGGTCGCCAAACAGGCTGGCGACACAGTCATTGGCGGCACGGTCAACCAGACTGGCGGGTTCGTCATGCGCGCGACCGGTGTGGGCAAAGACACGATGCTGTCCAAGATCGTCCAGATGGTGGCCGAGGCGCAGCGCAGCCGCGCACCGATCCAGCGACTGGCAGATCAGGTGGCGGGCTGGTTCGTGCCTGCGGTGGTGGTGATAGCCATCGCCACCTTCGTGGTATGGGGAATCTGGGGGCCCGCACCAGCGCTTGCCTATGCGCTGGTCAATGCCATTGCAGTCCTGATCATCGCCTGTCCCTGTGCGCTCGGTCTCGCTACGCCGATGTCGATCATGACGGGCACAGGCAAGGGTGCCCAGCACGGGATTCTGATCCGCAATGCCGAGGCGCTGGAGACACTCGAGAAAATCGATACGCTGGTGGTCGACAAGACCGGCACGCTGACGATGGGCAAACCCGATTTGGTGGCGGTGACGCCGGCAGATGACATCAAGGAAAGCGATTTCCTGGCTGCGGTGGCAGGTGTCGAAATGGGGAGCGAACATCCGCTGGCCTATGCCATTGTCGAGGGCGCGCGGACGCGCGGCGTTTCTCCTGCCAATGCCACGGATCTCGCTTCGACGACTGGGGAAGGCGTTGAAGCCAACGTCCAGGACCGCCGTGTTGCGATCGGAAATGAGAAGATGATGCGGCGCGTCGGGATCAATGACGAGGCCTGGCTGGGCTCGGCCGAAAATGGTCGCAAGCAGGGTCAGACGGTGATGTTCGTTGCGTTCGATGGCCGGCCGGCAGGCCTTATCGCGGTGGCCGATCCGATCAAGCCTACCAGCGCAGCGGCTATTGCGGCGCTGCACAAGCGCGACATCCGGGTCGTTATGCTGACGGGCGACAGCCGCAGCACTGCCGAAGCGGTCGCGCGCGAAATGAAAATCGATGAAGTGCATGCGAATGTCTCGCCCGAAGACAAGCACCGCAAGATCGAAGAGCTGAAAGCGCAAGGTCGCCGCGTCGGCATGGCAGGGGACGGGATCAACGATGCGCCTGCACTGGCCGCCGCCGATGTCGGCATTGCCATGGGCACCGGCACCGATGTCGCAATCGAAAGCGCCGGCGTGACGCTGGTTCGCGGCGACCTGACAGGAGTGGTGCAGGCCATCGTGCTGTCGCGTGGGACGATGCGCAACATCCGGCAGAACCTGTTTTTCGCCTTCGCTTACAACACACTCGGCATCCCGGTCGCGGCAGGCGTGCTGTATCCCTTCTTCGGAGTGCTGCTCAGCCCGATGATTGCGGCCGCAGCCATGAGCCTCTCTTCCGTATCGGTGATAGGCAATGCGCTGCGGCTGCGGGGTCTGCGCCTCGAAGTCTGA
- a CDS encoding MBL fold metallo-hydrolase yields MFLEKIKTPGLSHLSYIIGSGGQAAVIDPRRDCEIYVEKARAEGLEITHIFETHRNEDLISGSPILADLTGAKVYHGPNAAGEIVFANTAREGDCFELGQLRIEVLETPGHTDDHLAFIIHDGEYSEGPVGVFTGDALFVGDVGRTDFYPERKEEVAGLLFDSLQKLCGLGDQAIIYPAHGAGSVCGSGMADREFSTIGHERRNNPRLRISDRDEFIKAKVAEHHHQPPYFRLMERLNLEGADAAPRVIRPRRLGLGELDEIEADHLVDVREPLAYAAGHLPGAMCLPVGMIPAFAGWFLSEGDRIALIASEEDQLAQAMAHLVRIGLDNVVGGYVGVVPAAAQGKAMRSIPMIGTKEIARRLDQDSGEWTLLDVRDADERQVARIDGSAHIYVGELNTRWEDLDRDRHYTLMCASGMRASVAAGWLASQGFKRLDIYLGSMGAWKKRV; encoded by the coding sequence ATGTTTCTGGAGAAAATCAAAACCCCTGGCCTCTCGCACCTTTCCTATATCATCGGCTCGGGCGGACAGGCAGCGGTCATCGATCCGCGCCGGGACTGCGAGATCTATGTCGAAAAGGCGCGGGCCGAAGGACTGGAGATAACGCACATCTTCGAAACCCATCGCAATGAGGATCTGATCAGCGGCTCGCCGATCTTGGCCGATTTGACAGGAGCCAAGGTCTATCACGGGCCCAACGCGGCAGGCGAGATCGTTTTTGCCAATACCGCACGCGAGGGCGATTGTTTCGAGCTGGGTCAATTGCGGATCGAGGTGCTGGAAACACCTGGACACACCGACGATCATCTCGCTTTCATCATCCATGACGGCGAATATTCCGAGGGACCGGTCGGCGTCTTTACCGGCGATGCCCTGTTTGTCGGCGATGTCGGGCGCACCGATTTCTATCCCGAGCGCAAGGAAGAGGTCGCAGGCCTTCTGTTCGACTCACTGCAGAAACTTTGCGGCCTCGGCGATCAGGCGATTATCTACCCGGCGCATGGTGCGGGCTCGGTCTGCGGGTCGGGAATGGCGGATCGGGAATTCTCGACAATCGGCCACGAGCGACGCAACAACCCTCGCCTGCGCATCTCCGACCGCGACGAGTTCATCAAGGCGAAGGTGGCAGAACACCACCACCAACCTCCCTATTTCCGGCTGATGGAACGGCTTAACCTCGAAGGGGCCGATGCCGCGCCGCGGGTCATACGACCAAGGCGCTTAGGGCTGGGAGAGCTTGACGAGATCGAAGCCGATCACTTGGTCGATGTGCGCGAGCCGCTCGCCTACGCTGCCGGCCATCTGCCGGGTGCCATGTGCCTTCCGGTGGGAATGATACCGGCCTTTGCCGGATGGTTTCTCAGTGAAGGCGACAGGATCGCCCTCATCGCTTCCGAGGAAGACCAGCTAGCCCAGGCCATGGCCCATCTGGTGCGTATCGGTCTCGATAATGTTGTCGGCGGCTATGTCGGCGTGGTTCCAGCTGCCGCACAGGGCAAAGCGATGCGCAGCATTCCCATGATCGGCACAAAAGAAATCGCGCGCAGGCTCGATCAAGACAGCGGCGAGTGGACCTTGCTCGACGTGCGCGACGCGGACGAACGGCAAGTAGCAAGGATCGACGGGTCAGCACATATCTATGTCGGTGAGCTCAACACGCGGTGGGAAGATCTCGACCGCGACCGCCATTACACGCTGATGTGCGCGAGCGGTATGCGGGCGAGCGTTGCTGCGGGCTGGCTGGCAAGCCAGGGCTTCAAGCGCCTCGACATCTATCTCGGCTCCATGGGCGCTTGGAAAAAACGCGTATAG
- a CDS encoding NAD(P)-dependent oxidoreductase, whose translation MTDTRPIAVFGAGGKTGTELLRRALASDIPIRAFEHTVPGSDERVGDFEYIECDVLSDDFAGDLDGCRAVISTLGVAFGPGNAMDPPPLYTDGTRNLLEAMAQTKIDRIAVISAAFVEHQSSVPAWFELTAKPALFNILEQMRAMEAMLSDAQGIKWTAARPGWLLDEPYTGDAVITDERLAEGCFRCRHADLAASLLDFVCEDTWINAKPAIGRPEAEHFESPAAIKAELGID comes from the coding sequence ATGACTGATACGAGGCCCATCGCTGTCTTCGGGGCGGGCGGGAAGACCGGCACCGAGCTATTGAGGCGTGCCCTTGCCTCGGACATACCGATCCGCGCCTTCGAACACACAGTGCCTGGATCAGACGAGCGGGTGGGCGACTTCGAATATATCGAATGCGATGTGCTGTCGGACGATTTCGCGGGCGATCTCGATGGCTGCCGCGCGGTTATCTCGACGCTCGGTGTCGCTTTCGGTCCGGGCAATGCGATGGATCCACCGCCGCTCTATACCGATGGCACGCGCAACCTGCTCGAGGCGATGGCACAGACGAAGATCGACCGCATTGCCGTGATCTCCGCTGCCTTCGTCGAACATCAGTCGAGCGTCCCGGCGTGGTTTGAACTCACCGCCAAGCCTGCATTGTTCAATATACTCGAGCAGATGCGCGCCATGGAAGCGATGCTCAGCGACGCCCAAGGCATCAAATGGACGGCCGCACGACCGGGCTGGCTGCTGGATGAGCCTTACACCGGCGATGCCGTCATTACGGACGAACGCTTGGCAGAAGGCTGTTTCCGCTGCCGTCATGCTGATCTCGCGGCGAGCCTGCTCGATTTCGTGTGCGAAGATACCTGGATCAACGCAAAGCCTGCCATCGGCAGGCCCGAAGCCGAACATTTCGAAAGTCCCGCCGCCATCAAGGCCGAACTCGGGATCGATTGA
- a CDS encoding DUF6692 family protein, translating to MNKIAFTALIALPLAACNSNTAPGNDREAQLDPPATAAPIEDAASALANVDPGLMLPGTMNDADLAALGAGQACQFRLTEVAFPSFVYDGDGSGAIKINGKLIPVASDGPGSYSNGELRIKTRMLDGEGDAGLQMQEMIVAAPRAKDEFGFWGYTTCPAEGA from the coding sequence ATGAACAAGATAGCTTTCACGGCGCTCATCGCGCTACCGCTTGCCGCCTGCAATTCGAACACCGCTCCGGGCAACGACCGCGAAGCCCAGCTCGACCCGCCTGCCACTGCCGCGCCGATCGAGGATGCGGCCAGTGCACTGGCAAATGTTGACCCGGGCCTCATGCTTCCCGGGACCATGAATGACGCGGACCTTGCTGCTCTGGGCGCAGGACAGGCCTGCCAGTTCCGCCTGACCGAAGTGGCCTTTCCCTCATTTGTCTATGACGGTGACGGGAGCGGAGCGATCAAGATCAATGGCAAATTGATCCCCGTCGCTTCTGATGGTCCCGGTAGCTATTCGAATGGCGAGCTTCGGATCAAAACCCGTATGTTGGATGGTGAAGGCGATGCGGGCTTGCAAATGCAGGAGATGATCGTCGCAGCGCCAAGAGCCAAGGATGAATTCGGCTTTTGGGGCTATACCACCTGTCCGGCTGAAGGAGCCTGA
- a CDS encoding DUF305 domain-containing protein — translation MTEKTTHSDKGGGGSYWRFMAMVSTSTVIMFFLMYANTFTVDDLFWSETRFWMMFVMGAMMMVVMLLFMWGMYKDRTKNFIILGVGAFVFALALWLVRSQTTVDDTEYMAAMIPHHSIAIMTSERASLKDPRVRELAQAIIVAQRREIAEMKYLIDDIEQNGPRTEERLPEEMQP, via the coding sequence ATGACTGAAAAGACGACCCACTCGGACAAGGGAGGGGGCGGCAGCTACTGGCGATTCATGGCCATGGTGTCGACCTCGACCGTGATCATGTTCTTCCTGATGTATGCCAACACCTTTACCGTCGATGATCTTTTCTGGAGCGAAACGCGCTTCTGGATGATGTTTGTCATGGGCGCGATGATGATGGTTGTCATGCTGCTCTTCATGTGGGGCATGTACAAGGACCGGACCAAGAACTTCATTATTCTGGGCGTCGGCGCCTTCGTGTTCGCCCTCGCGCTGTGGCTGGTGCGCAGCCAGACCACCGTCGACGATACCGAATATATGGCAGCGATGATCCCGCACCACTCGATCGCGATCATGACCAGCGAACGCGCGAGCCTGAAGGATCCTCGCGTGCGCGAACTCGCTCAGGCCATCATCGTCGCCCAGCGCCGCGAAATCGCCGAGATGAAATATCTCATCGACGATATCGAACAGAACGGTCCTCGGACCGAAGAACGCCTGCCCGAGGAGATGCAGCCATGA
- a CDS encoding potassium channel family protein: MITALLLAVLLFLSAVASHLAILGVGHRLLDRRRDTLAKLAVSLLVLASHFLVAILFAAGFWLGAQWGLGGFDKAPSMDWMDYFYFSLINVTTLGLGDIYPTEHLRVLAGVEALTGFALISCSAQLFWTMMQKGEKA, from the coding sequence ATGATCACCGCGCTCCTTCTCGCCGTCCTTCTGTTCCTCTCGGCTGTCGCTTCGCACCTTGCCATTCTGGGTGTCGGTCACCGGCTTCTCGACCGGCGCCGCGATACGCTGGCAAAGCTTGCCGTTTCGCTGCTCGTGCTCGCGTCGCATTTTCTGGTCGCGATCCTTTTTGCAGCAGGTTTCTGGCTGGGCGCGCAATGGGGCCTGGGAGGTTTCGACAAGGCGCCTTCCATGGACTGGATGGACTACTTCTATTTCTCGCTCATCAACGTGACCACACTGGGCCTGGGCGACATTTATCCGACCGAGCACCTGAGAGTTCTGGCCGGCGTCGAGGCCCTCACCGGCTTCGCTCTCATCAGCTGCTCGGCGCAGCTATTCTGGACCATGATGCAAAAAGGAGAAAAAGCATGA